Below is a genomic region from Methanoculleus thermophilus.
CTCAAAGAGTCGGTTCGTCTCGGCAAAGCAGGTAGCGCAGGACTCCAGTTTCCCGGCTTTACGCATCGTCGCGAGCCGGTCACGGTAGGACCGGACGACCTCCTCGCTCACCTCACCGTCCCGGATATGCTCCGCGGAGGCCTTGAGGAACTCATAGAATACGGCGTAGCACCGCTCCCTCATCGGGCAGTCCCGGATCATCCGCTCCTGGAGCCTCTGGCCGGCATCGGAGAGGTTCTGCCCGATGAAGAGATCCGCGTACTCCCTGCGGAGTCCGCTGAGGGCCGCATCAACGTTCTGCCGGCTCGCATGCTCGATAAACCGCCTGATTTCGCTCCTGAGGCCGGCAAGTTCGGATCGAACCTCCTGGATCTCCTTCCCATAGAACTGCTCATCCTCGTCGGACCCCTTATGGTCATGGGACTGTAGCGTGGGCATCAGGTATAGTTTAGTGACGGGCATATATATTATACTAACTGTCTAACAGGATGAACGGTGAGACGATACCTGCGCGGCTCGGCTGCAAAGTGTATAGCAACGACTGCTCGCCGGCAAAGGCCGCCCGGGATACCACCAGGATGACG
It encodes:
- a CDS encoding winged helix-turn-helix domain-containing protein, which translates into the protein MPTLQSHDHKGSDEDEQFYGKEIQEVRSELAGLRSEIRRFIEHASRQNVDAALSGLRREYADLFIGQNLSDAGQRLQERMIRDCPMRERCYAVFYEFLKASAEHIRDGEVSEEVVRSYRDRLATMRKAGKLESCATCFAETNRLFEKQLDLMRSLGVYRENKETSSSIADLPGEVLVREILEPLANRHRFRIVQALAAESQTFSSLSNLTDLRGGNLLFHLKKLQDAGLILQRHERGDYIITDKGYKALTGIGTLYAALGP